The proteins below are encoded in one region of Phaseolus vulgaris cultivar G19833 chromosome 1, P. vulgaris v2.0, whole genome shotgun sequence:
- the LOC137815790 gene encoding uncharacterized protein — protein sequence MEAEKLSCNLMMAEIDHSRLEDAMDAELRGARKEASDLRQKLHLQAQEKIELESKLLPYRLKVANLEAAMKADATKVENLEKRLADREVLLGKVEKERDDTVAELAKAREEATKITAELAQAREEIKKAAEELARAREETEELKKQTDELKKQAQELEQSSAQVLSAGFDAALEQVSCQYPELDLSMVSICNEVVDGKIVPSED from the coding sequence ATGGAGGCGGAGAAGCTCTCTTGCAACCTGATGATGGCGGAAATCGAccattcaaggctggaggacgccatggatGCTGAACTAAGAGgcgcgcgcaaggaggcctccgatctgcgccaaaaactgcacctccaagcccaagagaaaatcgagctggagagcaagcttttaccttacaggctcaaggtggccaacttggaggctgcGATGAAAGCAGATGCAACCAAggtggaaaaccttgaaaagaggTTAGCAGATCGGGAGGTGCTCCTCGGGAAAGTTgaaaaggagagggacgacaccgTGGCTGAGCTCGCCAAAGCTCGAGAGGAGGCCACGAAGATCACTGCAGAGCTGGCTCAGGCTCGGGAGGAAATAAAAAAGGCTGCTGAGGAACTTGCTCGGGCTCGTGAAGAAAccgaagagctgaagaaacaaactgacgagctgaagaaacaagcTCAAGAGCTTgagcaaagctccgcccaagtcctttctgccgggttcgacgccgctTTGGAGCAAGTCTCGTGCCAATATCCCGAGCTCGATCTCTCCATGGTATCAATttgcaacgaggtggtggatgggaagatcgtgccctcTGAAGATTAA